One segment of Pempheris klunzingeri isolate RE-2024b chromosome 20, fPemKlu1.hap1, whole genome shotgun sequence DNA contains the following:
- the casp7 gene encoding caspase-7 isoform X2 produces the protein MAGEPAEPLELGEEGKQTGDETDAKPDRSGRFLLFGSKKNKDGQTREQDYSSESHYRIVSPTFQYKMSHQRVGKCIIINNKNFDEKTGMNVRNGTDRDAGELFKCFKSLGFDVFIYNDQTCEKMERLLREASEEDHSDSSCFACILLSHGEEGMIYGTDAAMPIKTMTSLFRGDMCKSLVGKPKLFFIQACRGSEFDDGIQTDSGPPNDTLETDANPRHKIPVEADFLFAYSTVPGYYSWRNPGRGSWFVQALCNVLNEFGKQLEIMQILTRVNYMVATSFESWSEDPRFSEKKQIPCVVSMLTKELYFN, from the exons ATGGCTGGAGAACCTGCTGAGCCACTTGAACTTGGAGAGGAAGGGAAGCAGACGGGAGACGAAACAGACGCCAAACCGGACCGCAGCGGGagatttcttctgtttgggAG TAAGAAGAATAAGGATGGCCAGACGCGGGAGCAGGACTACTCTTCTGAAAGCCATTACAGAATTGTTTCACCAACATTCCAGTATAAGATGAGCCACCAGCGAGTGGGCAAGTgcatcatcatcaacaacaaaaactttgATGAGAAGACAG GGATGAATGTACGCAACGGCACAGACCGAGACGCAGGCGAGCTGTTTAAGTGTTTCAAGAGCCTGGGCTTCGATGTCTTCATCTACAACGATCAGACATGTGAGAAGATGGAGCGTCTTCTCAGAGAGG CCTCGGAGGAAGACCATAGTGACAGCTCGTGTTTCGCCTGTATCCTGCTAAGCCATGGTGAGGAGGGCATGATCTACGGAACAGACGCAGCCATGCCCATCAAGACCATGACCTCATTGTTCAGAGGGGACATGTGCAAAAGCTTAGTTGGGAAGCCCAAACTCTTCTTCATCCAG GCTTGTCGGGGTTCCGAATTTGATGATGGTATACAGACAGATTCGGGTCCGCCGAATGATACCCTGGAGACAGATGCTAATCCAAGACATAAGATCCCTGTAGAGGCAGATTTCCTGTTTGCCTACTCCACTGTGCCAG GATATTACTCATGGAGGAATCCTGGGCGCGGCTCCTGGTTTGTCCAGGCGCTCTGCAACGTCCTAAACGAGTTTGGCAAGCAGCTGGAGATAATGCAGATCCTGACGCGGGTCAACTACATGGTGGCCACCAGCTTTGAGTCCTGGTCTGAAGACCCACGCTTCAGTGAGAAGAAGCAGATTCCCTGCGTGGTCTCAATGCTGACGAAAGAACTGTATTTCAACTGA
- the casp7 gene encoding caspase-7 isoform X1, translated as MAGEPAEPLELGEEGKQTGDETDAKPDRSGRFLLFGSKKNKDGQTREQDYSSESHYRIVSPTFQYKMSHQRVGKCIIINNKNFDEKTGMNVRNGTDRDAGELFKCFKSLGFDVFIYNDQTCEKMERLLREASEEDHSDSSCFACILLSHGEEGMIYGTDAAMPIKTMTSLFRGDMCKSLVGKPKLFFIQVIVEKATQDHNEMSFHLLHQACRGSEFDDGIQTDSGPPNDTLETDANPRHKIPVEADFLFAYSTVPGYYSWRNPGRGSWFVQALCNVLNEFGKQLEIMQILTRVNYMVATSFESWSEDPRFSEKKQIPCVVSMLTKELYFN; from the exons ATGGCTGGAGAACCTGCTGAGCCACTTGAACTTGGAGAGGAAGGGAAGCAGACGGGAGACGAAACAGACGCCAAACCGGACCGCAGCGGGagatttcttctgtttgggAG TAAGAAGAATAAGGATGGCCAGACGCGGGAGCAGGACTACTCTTCTGAAAGCCATTACAGAATTGTTTCACCAACATTCCAGTATAAGATGAGCCACCAGCGAGTGGGCAAGTgcatcatcatcaacaacaaaaactttgATGAGAAGACAG GGATGAATGTACGCAACGGCACAGACCGAGACGCAGGCGAGCTGTTTAAGTGTTTCAAGAGCCTGGGCTTCGATGTCTTCATCTACAACGATCAGACATGTGAGAAGATGGAGCGTCTTCTCAGAGAGG CCTCGGAGGAAGACCATAGTGACAGCTCGTGTTTCGCCTGTATCCTGCTAAGCCATGGTGAGGAGGGCATGATCTACGGAACAGACGCAGCCATGCCCATCAAGACCATGACCTCATTGTTCAGAGGGGACATGTGCAAAAGCTTAGTTGGGAAGCCCAAACTCTTCTTCATCCAG GTCATCGTTGAGAAAGCTACTCAGGATCACAATgaaatgtcatttcatttaCTTCACCAGGCTTGTCGGGGTTCCGAATTTGATGATGGTATACAGACAGATTCGGGTCCGCCGAATGATACCCTGGAGACAGATGCTAATCCAAGACATAAGATCCCTGTAGAGGCAGATTTCCTGTTTGCCTACTCCACTGTGCCAG GATATTACTCATGGAGGAATCCTGGGCGCGGCTCCTGGTTTGTCCAGGCGCTCTGCAACGTCCTAAACGAGTTTGGCAAGCAGCTGGAGATAATGCAGATCCTGACGCGGGTCAACTACATGGTGGCCACCAGCTTTGAGTCCTGGTCTGAAGACCCACGCTTCAGTGAGAAGAAGCAGATTCCCTGCGTGGTCTCAATGCTGACGAAAGAACTGTATTTCAACTGA